The genomic stretch AGTCGACGACGGTGCCTTTCACCTCAGCGGATGGATTCTGGATCCTTACGAGCCTAGGGAATACCTTGACCGGCACGATGTATATGCCTACGAAATGCGTCGTGAACTTCCACTGCCCGGGACGGCGTTCAGGACTCAGAGCCGCACGGCACTCGACGCTGCTCGTCTCGCGTTGACAGCGCACGACGGAGGCATCGTGGCACAGGCTCAGCAATGGGCCGACCCGGACCCGGGCAGTGACTCGGCACCCCCGTTCGTCTCATCTGGTTACCGGGTCCATGTCAGGCGGGACGCATTGCTGCGGTATCTCGCTGTCACAGGAACAAGCCTCATCACGGAGGTTCAGATTGCACGGCGCCGAACCGGACAACGACGAGACGGGTACCGGATCCCCGTCAGCCGCATCTATCTCCTCGACGCCACCGGAAACCTCTCCGCCAGTGGACTCCGTGGCCGAGCTCGGTGAACGCATTCTGGCCGAGTTCGGCGACGAGCACACCAACAACACCCTGGTCCGGTGGCTTGCCCATCACACAGCTCGCCTTGTGACGGAAGCTGATCAGGCGCGCGAGGGGAACGCGCCGGACGCCGCAGCCCGCGCCGCTGAGGCACGGGACGCGATCCTGCGACTCTGGCAGGCTCGCTCCTCGTGGCCCTCTGGATGGCCGCCCCCGTACGCGGCGAAACTGGCTGCGACGCTCGATGCGCTTCCTGAACCGGGGAACGACAGATGGTCTCGGCCCACCGTTCAGACGCGGCTGCACGAAATTCACCACAATGTCTTGGCCATCCTTGTCGATTTGACGACCGACGACCGTCCGGAGGCCGAGGAAGACTGGCTGAACAGATTCGGCCCCCATCTCACCGAAGAGGAGTCGGCCGTCCTCCGGTATGCGGCCCACTTGCCGAGAAGGGCAGCAGCCCTCCAGAAGAGAGACGAGGGCGAGACCTCCGCGGACGCCGATGTTGATGTCGACCGCTCCGGGACGGCGGCCGTCATCGAAGTGCTTGCCGAACTCGCGGAGGCATACCGAAACACCATCACTGAGCTCTTGAGGGCGGTGGTAGAGGCTGCCACCTCGCCAGATGAAGACGCTGACGGCGATGGGGAATCCGTGTAGGAGGGTCGGCCCCTGCCGCTGAGGGCTACGTCGGTGGCGCGGATGTTTGCCGTTTTGCCCAGGCCGTAGGTGATGACGCGGGCGCGGATGAGTTCGGCCATAGCCGTCACGGTGGGGGTAGCCGGCCTTGAGCACGCCGAGTCCGACGGCGGGAAGGACTTCGACCATCTCGCACTTGGCTTGGGGCGATCTTCTCCTGCCCGCCGAACTATCGCGGATTTGGGAGTGTGCCGAAGTCCGGGGCTATTGGGGCAAAAATATAGAGCAGGCACCCCGGTGGGCCGTTACACGGGGTCTCACACAATCTTCACAGCTCCGAAGGCCCCGACGGAAACAATTCGATCATCGTCTGGTGTTGCAGCCCCAGGTAGTCGGAGGAGGGGACGGTGTCGGGGCTGAGGCTGTTCAACACGAAAGGCGGCGTGACCGAGGTCATGCCCCGCCTCGCCGAGGTCGAGGCGGATGTGCAGGATCTCGTCGAGGCGCACATGGAGACTCTGCTGGGCGTGCGGTTCTTGGCGAGCGAGTACGTGATCGACTGTATCGACAGTGGCCGGATTGACTCGCTGGGGCTCGACGAGAACAACGCCCCCGTGGTGGTCGAGTACAAGCGCGGCACCGCGGTCGGCGTGATCAATCAGGGCCTCTATTACATGGCGTGGCTGACGGCGCACAAGGACGCCTTCCGGAACCTGGTCCGCGACCGGCTCGGGGCTTCGGCCGCGTCCCAGGTCCTGTGGAGCGCACCCCGGTTGATCTGCGTCGCTGGTGACTTCTCCCGCTACGACGCGCACGCCATACGCGAGTATCGGCGCTGCATCGACCTGGTCCGCTACCGGTTCTTCGGCAACGATCACTTCGGCCTTGAGACCGTGGCATCGGTTACGGGGCACTCAGCCGCTACCAAGCGGGCGCGCAGGCATGCGGCCAGGCTGTCTGCGGCCCGAAGGCAGGGCGGAGCGATGGCAGAGCTGGCCGGGGCGGTGGACGAGGTGCTGCTCGGCCTCGGGGACGGTGTCACCCGGGTCCGGCGAAAGCAGTACGTCGCATACCAGCGGCTTCGGAACTTCGCCTGCGTCTGCCCGCCGCAGCAGACCAAGCTCCTCGTTTACCTCAAAGCCGACCCGAAGGGTGTCGACCTGGTTCCAGGGTTCACCCGGGACGTGACGGGGCTCGGCCACCACGGCACGGGCGACCTGGAGGTACAGCTCCGCACGGAGCGGGACCTGGAGCGCGCCCAGGACCTGTTCCGCGCGAGCTACGCGGCGGCGTGAGACGACAATGGCTGTCTCGGTCGAGTCGCACTCCACGCGTCGGTGATCGTTTCGTGATGCCTCTCGACGTACGGGCAGGTGGTGGCGGTGGACCATCAATGATGCGCGGGATCGCCGGTTTGGGTAACCGGCGGTCCCCCGCTATGTTGTGCAGCTGCCTCGGCCTCTTGGAGTGAGACGCTCTGACCGATCGTCGTCACGCCGAGCAAGTCGCTCGTCGAGGCGCATTTCAGCACGTTGGCATCCCCACGATTGGGTGCCGCGGCTTCTGCCGGGATGCCGGAGCTACTCCTGGTCGGCGGTCTGCTGTGTGTCGCCGGTCGCTTCCGCCTCGTTGTCCTCCTGGGGGGCGGTGCGGCGGTACTGCGGGTGGTCGAGGTCCATCTGCTGGGCAGCGTGGAGATGGACGGGGTAGCGGGTTCGGTTGCTCCATGCCAGTGGGCGGTTGCACAGGCGCGCGGTGAGGTTGGCGAGCACGTCCTGGTCTACCCCCGGCGCCAGGGACAAGGGGTAGATCTCGGTGCCGTTCATCGTGTACCAGTTGGCGGCGACCTCGTTCTTCGAGATGCTGCCCTTCTCCTTGGAGCCGTGGCCGGCGGTCCAGCGGGTCTTGTCTCCACCGAGACGGCCCGCCCCGTTCCCGTCGTACTGGTGAGGGACGTTCGACAGGATCCAGGCAGCGGGGCCGAGGTCGCTGTCGAGCCGGTACAGCGACGTCGTGGTGCTGTTGGTGCCGATTAGGTTCCCGTCCGCGTCGAACCGGCTGACACCGATGGGCTGCGGGACCTCTTCCGCGCTCTTGTTGAGCCGGATGACGGCGATGGGCCGGTCCTGGTGGCGCAGCGTGCTGCCGGGGAGCCAGGTGTCTCCGGGTTCTCCGGTCAGGCCCTGCTTGTTGTTGTGAAGGCCGCCCCACAGCCTGCGGGTTCCGACTCCGTCCACGGTGACGGTGTAGGGGAGGCGGCCGATGTGGACGGTCAGGTCGGAGAGGGCCTGGTCGATCTGCTCGGCGACCTTCTTGTAACCCTGGTTGTCGTCGACCAGCTCGGTCATCTTGCCGGTCGGGTAGTCCAGGGCGTGGAAGGCTGCGATGGCGTCGCTGTAGTGCTGCCACTTCGGGCTGGTGTAGCTCCAGCCGTGGAGCGTCCAGGCGCCTCCCTCTACGGCAGGAGGCACCAGAGCGACTGCGGTGATGCAGATCTTCGCCTTCTCCTTGGGGTGCTGCTTGCTCTGCCGGCGTACGTGGATCCCGACGTGTGCGACGCCATGCGGGGCGTGGGCGCCGATGGGGTCGATCAGGGCCGTGTCGATGCGCTCGTCGAGGATTCCGATGTTGCGGTGCAGGTCGACGAGGGAGTACAGCGCCTGGTGGTCCTTGCCCTGGTCTCGCTTGCGCTTGGTCTGCTTCATGTCGGCGATGTACTGCGACACGATGCCCCTCTGGGCGATGATCCGGCGTCCCTGGTACTTGGCGTCGGTCTCGTCGTTCCTCGATCGCTGGCGCCGGTCTCGCCGGCTCTCGGCAGCATCCTCTTCGGTGGTGTCCTCGATGGGCTCGGCCGTGTACTCGGTCTCCGCCCAGACCGCTACGAGCGTTCCCGGTTCTCGGCGAAGGAAGGGCAGTTCGTCGACCAGCCCGGTCCGGCCCTTGGCGGGGCCGTGCGCGAGGAAGGCGGGGGCGTGGTGGAACACGACGCTGACAGTGTCGTCGTGCAGCGGGATGGGGACGCCGTCTGTGGGGTCGATGCTCTGGGTGGGCAGGCTGTAGGCGTCACACAGCCCGTTGATCATGCGGGTGCGGTTCTCGTCCTTGCTCCACAGGCAGACGATTCGCAGGTGCTCGTATCCCATGGACGTGAGGGAGCGGGTCACCTCGGCCGGGGCGGGGAGAGGGTTCTTCGGGTCGTTCCGGGGGAACCCTCGGGTGCTCAGGTGAATGTCGGGGCTCGTCGCGGCGTCGCCGAAGACGTCGCGGATGTGCCGGTCCAGCTCGCGCATGTGGTGCATGCCGACGCCGCGTCCGATGGGGAACTTGTAGCTCTTGCCCTGAATGGGGCGGATCTTGCTGTCCGGGCCGATCGGGGGGAGTGCTTCCCGGATCTCGCCCTCGCCGCTTTCAGCGTCTTGCGTGGTGGCGTCGTGGTCGGCCTCGGCCTGGGCCCGGTTCTGGATGAGGCTCAGGGTGGTGTAGTCCATGCCGAGCTTGGCGAGGATCTGGAGCGCCATCCGGTTGATCTGGCGGATCTTGCCGCGGCCGTCCAGCTCGACCTCGATCAGCGGGAGGTCGGGGTCGGCCTGCTCGACCAGCACCTTCCGTGCGTAGGCCAGGTTGGACTTGAGGCGTGTCACCTGGGAGGAGGCCAGGATCACGGGGTGGGAGAGGTTGGGGAGGGTCTTCATGGACAGCCGGATGCGTGCCACGGCGTGCGCGGTGCCGGTCTTGTTCGACCAGGGGTGGCCCCAGGCGATCAGGCCGCCCTCGCTGTCCGGGCGGAGTGTGATCTCCTGCCCGTCAACCTTCCATGGACGTGCGGTCAGTCGGATCGACAGGTCCCACGTCACCGTCCGGTACACCCAGCCCGGTGCGTCCGGCTGGCCGTTCTCGTTGGTGATGAGGTAGTCGGCGAGGAGGCGGTGTTCCTGTGGGGTGTTGGCGACCTTCACGGCCAGCGGGTCGGGGTTGTTGAGGCTGATCTGGTCGATGGGGGTGCCCATGGCCATGCCGACCATGAGGGTGAAGGCGTCGCGGAGGGTGTCGTTGTCGATCTCGACTCGGGTGACGAGGACGCCGGCCCAGGGGTCGAAGTGGACGTAGCCGCCGGTCAGGCAGCGCAGTGCGGTCGTGACGATGGAGTGGGGGGCCTGGACCTCTTCTCGGCCGGCGAGGTCCTTGTACGCGCGGTCGAAGCCTCTCCAGAGGTGCTTGAACCCGTTGTCGAACTCGCGGACCACGACGGTGGCGCCGTCGAGGAGTTGCGGGGTGCACAGGTATGCCGCGACGTTCAGCTGCTGCTTCTTGTTGACCTTGGACGGCTGGCCCAGGGGCTGAGCGGTCATCGGGGTGAGTGCTCCGTTTCTGGCCGTACGGCGGTACGCCGGGATGGGGGAGTGCGAGGCAGAGGAGAGGCTCTCGTCACCGGGCGCCTCGTCTGCCGCCGCCCGTGATTTGCGGCCGATCAGGCAGTCGTCTTTGGTGACGTAGCTGCCGAGACGATGGATGCCCATGAAGTAGTGGAAGCGCAGCTTGCCGGCCATCGCCGGGGGAAGAGCGCCGTAGACAGGGCAGAGGTGTGCCTGATCCTGATCGGCGAGGAGAGCCTCAGCTACTGAGGTGAGTTCCTGCGGCGATCGTGCTGCGGGCTTCTGGAGCAGGCGGATGATATCCAGGGCCTGCGTGTAGGTGTAGTCCGTACGCCGCTGGAGCTTCCGGGCATCCTTCTGCAACGGTGTTTGCCGCTTGGGCATGTCTGTTCCCTCGCGCGGTATCCCATGCTTCCCGCCGAGACGTTGACGATGCCTGGCAGTGATGTGCGTGCCCGAAACGGGACTTCATCGCGCGGGTCCAACGGGGCCTTTGGCAAACGGTCGCTGCATGGGAGCTTCCGTCATTCGCCTGGGCAGTGCGCGTCCAGCCGTGCGTCACCATAGCACGGCTGGACGCGCGATCAATGCCCTTCCGATTCCTCGGAGTTGATCCCGGCGTACGCGAGGAACGCGGCGAGTGCTTCGCGGTAGATCGCGTCCATTCTCCGCCGGACGTCCGGAGTCCACTTCTCGTGCATCCGGCGCAGGATGTTCTTCAGGTCGGACTTCCACGAGTCGTTGTGGAAGGCGTAGTCCACCAAGTGCAGCGTCATGTCCGTGCCGCCGCGGCGGGCCCGGCCGGCGAGCTGGATCATGTCGACGATCATCCCGGCGACGATCTCCTCCTGAAGGGTCTTGTGGGCACTGACGAACCCAGGCGCGGAGCGCATGATCAGTCGGAGCCGGGACCAGGCCGCCTCTCGCGCCTTCCGAAGGACTTCCAGAGGGTCACTCGCGGGAGTAACGGCGTTGATCCCGGCAGCGTTGATGGAGGCGTACATCTCCGGTGGGTCGGTGAGTAGAGCGAGGGGGCGCGTGCACAGGTAGACGCTGGTGATCGCCGACCGGCGGCCGATGACGATGTTCAGGCCGCGCGCGATCCTCGCCATGGGGACGACGAGGATCTTCCCGCGCTTGGGGAACGTGGTGAATTCCTCTGGTGTCAGCTCGATGACGCCAGGAGGGAGCTTGATGGCCTCCCGGAGCCGGTCACGCCGGTACTTATCTGGGGGGACAGCGACGCATAGACCGTCGCGGTAGTCGCCGGACGCGTAGATGCCGGCGGCGATGTGGCGGCAGTGCTCGTAGGAGTTGACGACGACCGCCACGTGCGCACGGTCGGGGTCGCTTTCGAGGAGTTCGGTGAGCTCGGGGTGGATCCTGTCGGTGTAGAGCTTCTCCCCGAGCGCGTTGAGAGCCTTGCTCTTGAGGTGCTGGGGGAGTCCGGAGATCTGGATGTCGCGGTTGAGCGCGTCCTTGAGCGGCGCCTGCATGGCGCTGATGCTCTCCGGGTCGGCATCGGTCATCCACCACTTCACGTGGCCGTGGACGTGCTCACGTACGGCCTGGGGGAAGTAGGCGGTCGCCGACAGGCCCATGACCGGACGCTCGACGCCGGCCAGCACGAGAGACACGATGCCGCCGAGCTGCGCGGTGTAGGTGTGGGGATCGCCGGAGATGCTCTGCGAGGTGAGTTCGGCGGACTTCTCCGGGTCGTCCAGACCGGTGACCCGGTAGCCGAAGACGCCCTTGCCGAGCATGCCGTAGGGCAGGATGCCGGACGCCACGCCGGTCTCCAGCTTCTCTCCGAGCTTCTGCGCGGAGGGGAGTCCCGCGGCCTTGAACTGAGCGGTCTTCCCTCGGAGGCGCTCAAGGGTCATGTCCAGTTCGGCCAGCCATACGCGGATGATCAGGAGCTCAATGGCCTCGCCCCGGTCATAGCCGTTGGGGACGGCGCCCTTGAGGATCTTGTCCATCTCGGATCGGGCCTGGGTAAGGAGGTCTTCTCCCCGTGAAGCGAGGAGGTTCCCCAGCACCTCCTGCACCTCCTTCAAGTGCGGTTCCAAGGAGATGTCGTGGATGCGGCCCGGAGGCGCGTCCTCGGACGATTCCGGGTGCACGGGGTGCAGGGCGTTCAGCCTGTCGAACAGCTCGGCCGGAATCTCCTGAGCATCGGTGACGTCCTCCTCGGGGAACAAGAGCGTGATCAGTCGCCGATCCCGCGACCCGGACAGGTGCCACATGCTGCTGTTCGAACCGTGAGTGTCCTTCGCCTCGCCCCGTCCCTCGTAGTAGCGCAGGTGAAGTTCGTCGGTACACAGCGCGGCGAGGAGGAATTCCGCCAAGTAGCGGGCGTGGCTGATGGTGGGGCACAGCTCCTTGATGGCTTCGGACGACATGATCCGCTGGTCGTCGTCCAGGTCGCGAAGAGGAACGCTCTTGCGCTGCCGGGAGTCAAGGATCAGTTCGCTGGAGCACATGTCGACCGCTACCGACTGGAACTGGTCGACCTCGTCGATCAGGACCGCGTGTGAGCGGCGGAACGCGAACTCGGCCACGGACAGGTCGCCAGCCTGCCTGCCGTCGAGTATGACGCCGATGTGGAACCGCCCGGCCATGAAGTTGTGGTGGTTGGTCACCACGACCGCGGCCTCGCACGCCTGACGCTGCTGCTCGTACTTTCCGCAGGTCTGCATCCACGAGCAGGACCGACTCCCCGTCATCGGAGGGATAGGGCCCAGATACCGGCACGACTCGCTGCCCGGCGGGTACGGGTGCGTGCTGGTCGTCGCGTGCTTGAGAGCGCACCCGTAGGAGAGGGTGTCGAGACGCCACAGCGTCTCGTCGTCCTGGCCGATGAGAGGGCCTTCGATGCGGGAGACCAACTTCATGGCCCGGTCGTGGAGCCGGGAGGGCGACATCAGAGGAGCGCAGGTCTTCGTACTGCCAAGGGCTCTGAGGTCTTCCTTGATC from Streptomyces davaonensis JCM 4913 encodes the following:
- a CDS encoding DUF5655 domain-containing protein, whose translation is MSGLRLFNTKGGVTEVMPRLAEVEADVQDLVEAHMETLLGVRFLASEYVIDCIDSGRIDSLGLDENNAPVVVEYKRGTAVGVINQGLYYMAWLTAHKDAFRNLVRDRLGASAASQVLWSAPRLICVAGDFSRYDAHAIREYRRCIDLVRYRFFGNDHFGLETVASVTGHSAATKRARRHAARLSAARRQGGAMAELAGAVDEVLLGLGDGVTRVRRKQYVAYQRLRNFACVCPPQQTKLLVYLKADPKGVDLVPGFTRDVTGLGHHGTGDLEVQLRTERDLERAQDLFRASYAAA
- a CDS encoding RNaseH domain-containing protein encodes the protein MPKRQTPLQKDARKLQRRTDYTYTQALDIIRLLQKPAARSPQELTSVAEALLADQDQAHLCPVYGALPPAMAGKLRFHYFMGIHRLGSYVTKDDCLIGRKSRAAADEAPGDESLSSASHSPIPAYRRTARNGALTPMTAQPLGQPSKVNKKQQLNVAAYLCTPQLLDGATVVVREFDNGFKHLWRGFDRAYKDLAGREEVQAPHSIVTTALRCLTGGYVHFDPWAGVLVTRVEIDNDTLRDAFTLMVGMAMGTPIDQISLNNPDPLAVKVANTPQEHRLLADYLITNENGQPDAPGWVYRTVTWDLSIRLTARPWKVDGQEITLRPDSEGGLIAWGHPWSNKTGTAHAVARIRLSMKTLPNLSHPVILASSQVTRLKSNLAYARKVLVEQADPDLPLIEVELDGRGKIRQINRMALQILAKLGMDYTTLSLIQNRAQAEADHDATTQDAESGEGEIREALPPIGPDSKIRPIQGKSYKFPIGRGVGMHHMRELDRHIRDVFGDAATSPDIHLSTRGFPRNDPKNPLPAPAEVTRSLTSMGYEHLRIVCLWSKDENRTRMINGLCDAYSLPTQSIDPTDGVPIPLHDDTVSVVFHHAPAFLAHGPAKGRTGLVDELPFLRREPGTLVAVWAETEYTAEPIEDTTEEDAAESRRDRRQRSRNDETDAKYQGRRIIAQRGIVSQYIADMKQTKRKRDQGKDHQALYSLVDLHRNIGILDERIDTALIDPIGAHAPHGVAHVGIHVRRQSKQHPKEKAKICITAVALVPPAVEGGAWTLHGWSYTSPKWQHYSDAIAAFHALDYPTGKMTELVDDNQGYKKVAEQIDQALSDLTVHIGRLPYTVTVDGVGTRRLWGGLHNNKQGLTGEPGDTWLPGSTLRHQDRPIAVIRLNKSAEEVPQPIGVSRFDADGNLIGTNSTTTSLYRLDSDLGPAAWILSNVPHQYDGNGAGRLGGDKTRWTAGHGSKEKGSISKNEVAANWYTMNGTEIYPLSLAPGVDQDVLANLTARLCNRPLAWSNRTRYPVHLHAAQQMDLDHPQYRRTAPQEDNEAEATGDTQQTADQE